One genomic window of Halorubrum hochsteinianum includes the following:
- a CDS encoding ABC transporter substrate-binding protein: MSGNNNQVSRRSFLKAAGSATVATAATSTLAGCAGGGGSEGGTLRYGRSAHSETLDPQNTTSGEVSKVTNQIYDGLIDFEPGEAAITESLATDWSMDGTEVTLTLREDAQFDDGTEFTAADFIATYRRFTDEDYEYYFEEGSAYGPFTLGNWIDSVEADGDYTLNVTLTQPYAPFLRNLAMFAAVVLSQDDIESGFDFNGDANGTGPFQLDELDNANGRIRLTPNENYWGEGPQVGELLFIERGQNSTRAQALVEEELEIIDNLDPSTISTVENADSAEVVSGQGINIGYMVFNQSRVEAFRDARVRQAISYAVDTQSIVEEVYDGIATQADQPCPPALFGHNDDIDPYPQDLDQAQSLLEEAGYGDGFSFQLTTFQNARGYNPAPLPTAETIRTNLGEIGIEVEIDDRQFSDYLTYTGEGNHDASLSGWYTDNADPDNFYYVLLHPQVESPEGQDWVDWETEGFNTSNRAAWANQEYMDLIEEAQRTADQDARADLYHEAAQIARDEAPWVYIDYADEIRGVGTSVSNYTVSAIGGPHLHLVEVE, translated from the coding sequence ATGTCTGGTAATAACAACCAGGTATCCCGGCGAAGCTTCCTGAAAGCCGCCGGGAGCGCGACGGTCGCTACGGCCGCAACGAGCACGCTCGCCGGTTGTGCGGGCGGAGGCGGGAGCGAGGGCGGGACGCTCAGGTACGGGCGGAGCGCTCACTCGGAGACTCTCGACCCGCAGAACACGACGAGCGGTGAGGTCTCGAAGGTCACGAACCAGATATACGACGGGCTCATCGACTTCGAGCCGGGCGAAGCGGCCATCACCGAGTCGCTCGCGACCGACTGGTCGATGGACGGCACCGAAGTCACTCTCACACTACGTGAGGACGCCCAGTTCGACGACGGCACGGAGTTCACCGCCGCCGACTTTATCGCCACGTACCGGCGGTTTACGGACGAGGACTACGAGTACTACTTCGAGGAGGGATCCGCCTACGGTCCGTTCACGCTCGGAAACTGGATCGACTCCGTAGAGGCCGACGGCGACTACACGCTCAACGTCACGCTCACCCAGCCGTACGCGCCGTTCCTCCGAAACCTCGCGATGTTCGCGGCGGTGGTCCTCTCGCAGGACGACATTGAGAGCGGCTTCGACTTCAACGGTGACGCCAACGGGACCGGACCGTTCCAGTTGGACGAACTCGACAACGCGAACGGTCGCATCCGGCTGACTCCGAACGAAAACTACTGGGGTGAGGGCCCGCAGGTCGGTGAACTCCTGTTCATCGAACGTGGACAGAACTCCACTCGGGCACAGGCGTTGGTAGAGGAGGAACTCGAGATCATCGATAACCTCGATCCGTCGACGATCAGCACCGTCGAGAACGCCGACAGCGCGGAGGTCGTCAGCGGTCAGGGGATCAACATCGGGTACATGGTGTTCAACCAGTCCCGCGTCGAGGCGTTCCGCGACGCCCGGGTCCGGCAGGCGATCAGCTACGCCGTCGACACGCAGTCGATCGTCGAAGAGGTCTACGACGGGATCGCGACGCAGGCCGACCAGCCGTGTCCGCCGGCGCTGTTCGGCCACAACGACGACATCGACCCCTATCCGCAGGACCTCGATCAGGCGCAGAGCCTGCTGGAGGAGGCCGGCTACGGAGACGGCTTCTCGTTCCAGCTCACGACGTTCCAGAACGCGCGCGGCTACAACCCCGCCCCGCTCCCCACCGCGGAGACGATCCGGACCAACCTCGGCGAGATCGGCATCGAGGTCGAGATCGACGACCGTCAGTTCTCCGACTACCTGACCTACACCGGAGAGGGCAACCACGACGCCTCGCTGTCCGGGTGGTACACGGACAACGCCGACCCGGACAACTTCTACTACGTGCTGCTCCACCCGCAGGTGGAGTCTCCGGAAGGACAGGACTGGGTGGACTGGGAGACAGAGGGGTTCAACACCTCGAACCGCGCGGCGTGGGCGAATCAGGAGTACATGGACCTCATCGAGGAGGCCCAGCGGACGGCCGACCAGGACGCCCGGGCGGACCTCTACCACGAGGCGGCGCAGATCGCTCGCGACGAGGCCCCGTGGGTGTACATCGACTACGCCGACGAGATCCGCGGCGTGGGGACGTCCGTGAGCAACTACACGGTGTCGGCGATCGGCGGCCCGCACCTCCACCTCGTCGAAGTGGAGTGA
- a CDS encoding DUF7268 family protein — translation MTDSSLPVSRSRRARYRALVLGAARWAGTGAAIGVVVSMGLLAFRPPKPATDTSFALGALVLGFGVTAWSSAVGLGRTIEGLQARLDVASDWTEASAREAFFVVSWTGTGWAVAATLTSIALGV, via the coding sequence TTGACTGACTCCTCGCTCCCGGTCTCGCGGTCCCGGCGCGCGCGCTACCGGGCGCTGGTCCTCGGCGCGGCTCGGTGGGCAGGGACCGGTGCCGCGATTGGGGTCGTCGTCTCGATGGGGCTGCTCGCGTTCCGACCGCCGAAACCGGCCACGGACACGTCGTTCGCGCTCGGGGCGCTGGTCCTCGGGTTCGGCGTCACCGCGTGGTCGTCGGCAGTCGGTCTCGGTCGGACCATCGAGGGGCTCCAAGCGCGCCTCGACGTCGCCTCCGACTGGACGGAGGCGAGCGCACGCGAGGCGTTCTTCGTGGTGTCGTGGACGGGGACCGGGTGGGCCGTCGCCGCCACGTTGACCTCAATCGCGC
- a CDS encoding ABC transporter ATP-binding protein has translation MTDLLSLSGLRTQFKTKRGAVKAVDGVDLTVKEGETVGLVGESGSGKSVTALSAMDLVDSPGEIVDGRASLRSADLAADLAADHDDAVVSYPYALIDALWQIAADLRAGREISSAGRELRGIADDLADRDDPAGLADALRGVAGRLSDGTTEDAAERITDALADAADGFVYLDADARDQLRRGTPASEITVSEGVIDLTAAPEEAMRRIRGGEMGMIFQDPMTSLNPAVTVGEQVAESLRLHRYGGRKRDTWLNAVREILPKIGGREFDDEIVDDVVDILTDVGIPEATSRLEEYPHEFSGGMRQRVLIAIALACQPDLLIADEPTTALDVTIQAQILDLIDDLQDEFGMSVLMITHDLGVVAETCDRVAVMYAGEIVEEGPVEEIFHDPSHPYTYTLLESIPTEEKERLTPIEGNVPDLIDMPDGCHFADRCPWARPDCRTGEIPFLQHGGTDVDHRSKCILPEFDESEYGADGVSSATNREIGEPLVRLDGMRKYYEQETGLLSRVFGSSPSVRAVDGIDLDVRAGETLGLVGESGCGKSTAGRALLHLDPPTDGTVVFAGEDLGDLSKTELREKRKDMQMVFQDPMSSLDPRMTVGQTVMEPLKIHDLAEGRRRERVFELLDEVGLDRSQYGRYPHELSGGQRQRVGIARALAVDPDFIVADEPVSALDVSVQAQIINLMRDLQAEYGLTYLFIAHDLSVVRHISDRVAVMYLGEIVEIAATDELFAGPKHPYTNALLSAIPEPDPLAETEDRTILEGDVPSPINPPSGCHFRTRCPAVIPPDDLEIDQERYREVMFYRQRVETRNIDLAAMRERASDAGSQGGVAADGGNNFDTAMRAEFFDGPLSGPAGDAVAESFDALADGDWERAERVLGETFESVCERSDPALGDADHPAACHLFGDDDD, from the coding sequence GTGACGGACCTCCTTTCCCTCTCCGGTCTCCGGACGCAGTTCAAGACGAAACGAGGCGCGGTGAAAGCGGTCGACGGCGTCGACCTCACGGTCAAGGAGGGCGAGACGGTCGGTCTCGTCGGCGAGTCGGGATCCGGGAAGAGCGTCACGGCGCTCTCCGCGATGGACCTCGTGGACAGCCCGGGCGAGATCGTCGACGGCCGCGCGTCGCTGCGCTCGGCCGACCTCGCCGCCGACCTCGCCGCCGATCACGACGACGCGGTGGTGTCGTATCCGTACGCGCTGATCGACGCCCTCTGGCAGATCGCCGCAGACCTCCGTGCGGGGAGGGAGATTTCCTCTGCGGGGCGAGAGCTCCGAGGGATCGCCGACGACCTCGCGGACCGGGACGACCCCGCCGGGCTCGCGGACGCGCTCCGGGGCGTCGCCGGCCGGCTGTCCGACGGAACTACCGAAGACGCCGCGGAAAGGATCACGGACGCGCTGGCGGACGCCGCCGACGGGTTCGTCTACCTCGACGCCGATGCCCGCGACCAGCTCCGACGCGGGACGCCTGCCAGCGAAATCACCGTCTCCGAGGGGGTGATCGATCTCACGGCGGCACCCGAGGAGGCGATGCGGAGGATCCGCGGCGGCGAGATGGGCATGATATTTCAGGACCCGATGACGTCGCTCAACCCGGCGGTGACCGTCGGGGAACAGGTGGCGGAGTCGCTCCGACTACACCGGTACGGGGGCCGCAAACGGGACACGTGGCTCAACGCGGTCCGGGAAATCCTCCCGAAGATCGGCGGCCGGGAGTTCGACGACGAAATAGTCGACGACGTCGTCGACATCCTCACCGACGTGGGGATCCCGGAGGCGACATCGCGGCTCGAAGAGTATCCGCACGAGTTCTCCGGCGGGATGCGCCAACGGGTCCTCATCGCGATCGCGTTAGCGTGTCAGCCCGACCTGCTCATCGCCGACGAGCCGACCACGGCGCTCGACGTCACGATACAGGCCCAGATCTTGGACCTGATCGACGACCTCCAAGACGAGTTCGGGATGTCCGTTCTGATGATCACCCACGACCTCGGCGTGGTCGCGGAGACCTGCGACCGAGTCGCGGTGATGTACGCGGGAGAGATCGTCGAGGAGGGGCCGGTCGAGGAGATATTCCACGACCCCAGCCACCCGTACACCTACACCCTCTTGGAGTCGATTCCGACCGAAGAGAAAGAGCGGCTCACACCGATCGAGGGAAACGTCCCCGACCTCATCGACATGCCCGACGGGTGCCACTTCGCGGACCGCTGTCCGTGGGCCCGGCCGGACTGCCGGACGGGGGAGATCCCGTTCCTCCAGCACGGTGGGACAGACGTCGACCATCGGTCGAAATGTATTCTGCCGGAGTTCGACGAGAGCGAGTACGGCGCTGATGGCGTCTCGTCGGCGACGAACCGTGAGATCGGCGAGCCGCTCGTGCGGCTCGACGGGATGCGGAAGTACTACGAGCAGGAGACGGGCCTCTTGAGCCGGGTGTTCGGGAGTTCGCCGAGCGTCCGCGCCGTCGACGGTATCGACCTCGACGTTCGTGCCGGGGAGACGCTCGGGCTCGTCGGCGAGTCCGGCTGCGGGAAGTCGACGGCCGGACGCGCGCTCCTCCACCTCGACCCGCCGACCGACGGGACGGTCGTGTTCGCGGGCGAGGACTTGGGCGACCTCTCGAAGACCGAACTCCGAGAGAAGCGCAAGGACATGCAGATGGTGTTTCAAGATCCCATGTCGAGTCTCGACCCGCGGATGACCGTCGGACAGACTGTCATGGAGCCGCTGAAGATCCACGACCTCGCCGAGGGCCGCCGACGGGAGCGCGTCTTCGAACTGCTCGACGAGGTGGGTCTCGACCGGAGCCAGTACGGTCGGTACCCGCACGAACTCTCCGGCGGGCAGCGCCAGCGGGTCGGCATCGCGCGGGCACTCGCCGTCGACCCCGACTTCATCGTCGCGGACGAGCCGGTCTCCGCGCTCGATGTCTCCGTACAGGCGCAGATCATCAACCTGATGCGGGACCTCCAGGCTGAGTACGGGTTGACGTATCTGTTCATCGCCCACGACCTCTCGGTGGTGCGGCACATCTCCGACCGCGTCGCGGTGATGTACCTCGGCGAGATCGTCGAGATCGCCGCGACGGATGAGCTGTTCGCCGGGCCGAAACACCCGTACACGAACGCGTTGCTGTCGGCGATTCCGGAGCCGGACCCGCTCGCCGAGACCGAGGACCGGACCATCCTCGAAGGCGACGTGCCCTCGCCGATCAACCCCCCGAGCGGCTGTCACTTCCGCACGCGGTGCCCGGCTGTCATTCCGCCAGACGACCTCGAAATCGATCAGGAGCGCTACCGAGAGGTCATGTTCTATCGACAGCGGGTCGAGACGCGAAATATCGACCTCGCGGCGATGCGGGAGCGAGCGAGCGACGCCGGCTCTCAGGGGGGTGTCGCCGCCGACGGCGGGAACAACTTCGACACGGCGATGCGGGCGGAGTTCTTCGACGGTCCGCTGTCGGGACCGGCCGGAGACGCCGTCGCGGAGTCGTTCGACGCGCTGGCCGACGGCGACTGGGAGCGCGCCGAGCGCGTCCTCGGCGAGACCTTCGAGAGCGTCTGCGAGCGGAGCGATCCCGCGCTGGGCGACGCCGACCACCCCGCGGCGTGTCACCTGTTCGGCGACGACGACGACTGA
- a CDS encoding carbohydrate ABC transporter permease produces the protein MSVASYLDDRLDRDVDTEKLTAILVFMLPGLTLFAIFSVGPMLYSAVGSFFTWDGFDIAQFAGFETWIATFQDDAIINWSNLLAFEYPMGALPQNIIWMVVHVPLSTLLGLGLALLFADLRGRSVLRSMVFLAFTTPTVVIGLVLLFVYDPQAGIFNGLLRSIGLESLVRNWVQEPQIAIYALIAGGVWVQTGFSMLLYSSALAGIDPALLESARVDGAGRFRRFKDIIWPLVRPVTAVVVIMSMIWVIRIFAIVYAAGGPSGGPGGVFSVLGLEVYQAAFSTPIEYSKAMVVALIELVIALPMAWYIASMD, from the coding sequence ATGTCCGTCGCATCGTACCTCGACGACCGGCTCGACCGCGACGTGGACACGGAGAAGCTCACGGCGATCCTCGTGTTCATGCTCCCCGGGCTCACCCTGTTCGCCATCTTCTCCGTCGGCCCGATGCTGTACTCGGCCGTCGGGAGCTTCTTCACCTGGGACGGGTTCGACATCGCGCAGTTCGCCGGGTTCGAGACGTGGATCGCGACGTTCCAGGACGACGCGATCATCAACTGGAGCAACCTCCTCGCGTTCGAGTACCCGATGGGGGCGCTCCCGCAGAACATCATCTGGATGGTCGTTCACGTCCCGCTGAGCACGCTGCTCGGCCTCGGGCTCGCGCTGCTTTTTGCCGACCTGCGCGGCCGGAGCGTCCTCCGCTCGATGGTGTTCCTCGCGTTCACGACCCCGACCGTCGTGATCGGACTCGTGCTGCTGTTCGTCTACGACCCGCAGGCCGGGATCTTCAACGGGCTGCTCCGGTCGATCGGACTGGAGTCGCTGGTCCGAAACTGGGTTCAGGAGCCGCAGATAGCGATCTACGCGCTCATCGCGGGCGGCGTCTGGGTCCAGACCGGCTTCAGCATGCTGCTGTACAGCTCCGCGCTCGCGGGGATCGACCCCGCGCTACTGGAATCCGCTCGCGTCGACGGCGCGGGGCGGTTCCGCCGGTTCAAGGACATAATTTGGCCGCTCGTCAGGCCCGTGACGGCGGTCGTCGTGATCATGAGCATGATCTGGGTGATCCGGATCTTCGCCATCGTCTACGCGGCCGGCGGCCCGTCCGGCGGTCCGGGCGGGGTGTTCTCCGTACTCGGTCTGGAGGTGTATCAGGCCGCGTTCTCGACGCCGATCGAGTACAGCAAGGCGATGGTCGTCGCCCTCATCGAACTCGTGATCGCGCTCCCGATGGCGTGGTACATCGCGTCAATGGACTGA
- a CDS encoding carbohydrate ABC transporter permease, whose protein sequence is MTDTHNADDSTDADSQPQTDGGRVYHEPPETAPIAEGSAIERLRAAVPRGPRLLRYAVAIGVAFLWLVPLVGLFMASVRPLDQIIQGWWNFETFTVTFENYARAWTFQSGPMRQAMWNTAIVTVPSVLAVTLLGTMVAYPFARFDFPLKKWLFFLLIVVMAAPPELVAMGNYNTLRNTGLFDTYMGLILVHIGWGMGWVVMFLRNFLLGLPEELEEAARIDGASRYQIFKSIVLPYSAPALVSVAVIQFTWVWNSFFFPLVFMRSRENQLAPQVLPLMKGRLQIDWGLVAAGSVLTMIVPIVLFVTLQRYYKQGMVAAVAD, encoded by the coding sequence ATGACCGACACACACAACGCAGACGACTCGACCGACGCCGACAGCCAGCCGCAGACCGACGGCGGGCGCGTGTACCACGAGCCGCCCGAGACCGCCCCGATCGCCGAGGGGAGCGCCATCGAGCGCCTCCGCGCGGCGGTCCCGCGCGGTCCGCGCCTGCTCCGGTACGCGGTCGCCATCGGGGTCGCGTTCCTGTGGCTCGTCCCGCTCGTGGGGCTGTTCATGGCCTCCGTCCGCCCGCTCGACCAGATCATTCAGGGCTGGTGGAACTTCGAGACGTTCACCGTCACCTTCGAGAACTACGCCCGCGCGTGGACGTTCCAGTCCGGCCCGATGCGGCAGGCGATGTGGAACACCGCGATCGTCACGGTCCCGTCCGTGCTGGCCGTGACGCTGCTCGGCACGATGGTCGCGTACCCGTTCGCCCGGTTCGACTTCCCGCTGAAGAAGTGGCTGTTCTTCCTGCTCATCGTGGTCATGGCCGCGCCGCCGGAGCTGGTGGCGATGGGCAACTACAACACCCTACGGAACACCGGTCTGTTCGACACGTACATGGGGCTCATCCTGGTCCACATCGGCTGGGGGATGGGGTGGGTCGTCATGTTCCTCCGGAACTTCCTGCTCGGGCTCCCCGAGGAGCTTGAGGAGGCGGCCCGGATCGACGGCGCGTCCCGGTATCAGATCTTCAAGTCGATCGTGTTGCCGTACTCCGCCCCGGCGCTCGTTTCGGTGGCGGTCATCCAGTTCACGTGGGTGTGGAACTCCTTCTTCTTCCCCCTCGTGTTCATGCGCTCGCGGGAGAACCAGCTCGCGCCGCAGGTGCTCCCGCTGATGAAGGGCCGCCTCCAGATCGACTGGGGGCTCGTCGCCGCCGGCTCCGTGCTGACGATGATCGTCCCCATCGTCCTGTTCGTCACGCTCCAGCGGTACTACAAGCAGGGGATGGTGGCCGCGGTCGCAGACTGA
- a CDS encoding ABC transporter permease, with protein MVSKRFVAKRVLLLGPVLFGVATVVFAILHLSPGDPALTIAGERASQEFVEEVRSNLGLDDPLWEQYLRFLRETASLQFGQSYQIQRGTPVSSILVNRLPITIELAVLGQIAGLSFGLPLGILSAVKQDTLTDHFTRVGALAGISVPIYWSGPLLILLFAQILGVLPTSGRISSSYFVDTTTGLILVDTLLEGNVEAFRSAATHLLMPVVVLGIYSMAFISRMMRSSMLEVIRQDYMRTARAKGQGAKITVMKHGLRNAFIPVITIIGIQFGSLLGGSVLTETVFEINGIGTLLVTAIEQSDYPVVQATVLVFAFMYTLVNLFVDITYSVLDPRIDQ; from the coding sequence ATGGTATCGAAGCGATTCGTCGCGAAACGAGTCCTGTTGTTGGGGCCGGTGTTGTTCGGCGTCGCGACGGTCGTCTTCGCGATCCTCCACCTCTCTCCCGGCGATCCCGCGTTGACCATTGCGGGCGAGCGTGCGAGCCAGGAGTTCGTCGAGGAGGTCCGCTCGAACCTCGGGTTGGACGACCCGCTCTGGGAGCAGTACCTGCGGTTCCTTCGGGAGACGGCCTCGCTCCAGTTCGGCCAGTCCTATCAGATCCAGCGCGGAACGCCGGTCAGTTCCATCCTCGTGAACCGCCTGCCGATCACCATCGAACTGGCCGTTCTCGGTCAGATCGCGGGGCTGTCGTTCGGCCTCCCGCTCGGAATCCTGAGCGCGGTGAAACAGGACACGCTGACCGATCACTTCACTCGCGTCGGCGCGCTCGCCGGCATCAGCGTCCCGATCTACTGGAGCGGCCCGCTGCTGATCCTGCTCTTCGCTCAGATACTCGGGGTGCTCCCGACGAGCGGGCGGATCTCGTCGTCGTACTTCGTCGACACCACGACCGGACTGATCCTCGTGGACACCCTGCTTGAGGGGAACGTGGAGGCGTTCCGGTCCGCGGCCACTCACCTGCTGATGCCCGTCGTCGTGCTCGGCATCTACTCGATGGCGTTCATCTCCCGGATGATGCGTTCCTCGATGCTCGAAGTCATCCGCCAGGACTACATGCGGACGGCGCGCGCGAAGGGCCAAGGCGCGAAGATCACCGTCATGAAACACGGGCTCCGGAACGCGTTTATTCCGGTCATCACCATCATCGGCATCCAGTTCGGGTCGCTCCTCGGCGGGTCGGTCCTGACGGAGACGGTCTTCGAGATAAACGGGATCGGGACTCTCCTCGTCACCGCCATCGAACAGAGCGACTACCCGGTCGTACAGGCCACCGTCCTCGTCTTCGCGTTCATGTACACGCTCGTGAACCTCTTCGTGGACATCACCTACTCGGTTCTGGACCCCCGGATCGACCAATGA
- a CDS encoding DUF7529 family protein produces the protein MSEKPDSDAALDAHATEGWQAVMADTAATAETYRDRGWTALELHPGDSVLVDSAARTGLDVVLPGPEYEELEATVAACEFTAVEAYRAEADGLMYLLIVERDPENETAVLVPAYYDPGGSEPKLDAIREAGEFALFCRRLNDEYVRFVHTDIAPFLPAGLADG, from the coding sequence ATGTCGGAAAAGCCCGATTCAGACGCAGCCCTCGATGCCCACGCGACCGAGGGCTGGCAGGCCGTCATGGCGGACACGGCCGCCACGGCGGAGACGTACCGCGACCGCGGCTGGACGGCCCTCGAACTGCATCCGGGCGACTCCGTCCTCGTCGACTCGGCGGCCCGGACCGGCCTCGACGTCGTCCTCCCCGGCCCCGAGTACGAGGAGTTGGAGGCGACGGTCGCGGCGTGCGAGTTCACCGCCGTTGAGGCGTACCGCGCCGAGGCGGACGGACTGATGTACCTGCTGATCGTCGAGCGAGACCCGGAGAACGAGACGGCGGTGTTGGTGCCCGCGTACTACGACCCGGGCGGATCGGAGCCCAAGCTCGACGCGATCCGAGAGGCCGGCGAGTTCGCGCTGTTCTGTCGGCGACTGAACGACGAGTACGTGCGGTTCGTCCACACCGACATCGCCCCGTTCCTGCCGGCCGGGCTCGCCGACGGGTGA
- a CDS encoding ABC transporter permease: MNTETPQSSDVERNVVERLRASPFLQELLSNRIAVFGLLIIGTMFAVAIYARLTYDLDAIVDTMFNANPTQAAPSAEFWFGTDGQARDVFPRVLYGAWYALKFGTATVLASTVLGIAAGIVAAYYGDLTDNVIMRTMDVLLSFPSLLLALALVTIFPESLGLWRAVAALTLVYTPRFARVVRGAALKVLEDEYIDATYALGATDPRLLIRHVLPNCLAPITVQSTLNYGLAIIDIAALSFLGFGASPGDPSWGMMLSEGVERGLFSGAWWWSFFPGLFLALTVLGFNLLGDGMRDALDPRMRDTVD, from the coding sequence ATGAACACCGAAACACCACAGTCGTCGGACGTCGAACGGAACGTCGTCGAGCGCCTCCGCGCCAGTCCGTTCCTTCAGGAACTGCTCTCGAACCGAATCGCCGTGTTCGGACTGTTGATCATCGGGACGATGTTCGCGGTGGCGATCTACGCCCGACTCACGTACGACCTCGACGCGATCGTCGACACGATGTTCAACGCGAACCCGACCCAGGCGGCACCCAGCGCGGAGTTCTGGTTCGGGACCGACGGGCAGGCGCGCGACGTCTTCCCCCGGGTGCTGTACGGTGCCTGGTACGCGCTGAAGTTCGGGACCGCGACGGTGTTGGCCTCGACGGTCCTCGGGATCGCGGCCGGGATCGTCGCGGCGTACTACGGCGACCTGACCGACAACGTCATCATGCGGACGATGGACGTGCTGCTGTCGTTCCCCTCGCTCCTGCTGGCGCTCGCGCTCGTCACCATCTTCCCGGAGTCGCTGGGACTGTGGCGCGCCGTCGCCGCGCTCACGCTCGTGTACACGCCGCGGTTCGCTCGCGTCGTCCGCGGCGCGGCGCTGAAGGTCTTAGAGGACGAGTACATCGACGCGACGTACGCGCTCGGGGCGACGGACCCACGGCTCCTGATCCGGCACGTGCTCCCGAACTGCCTGGCACCGATCACCGTCCAGTCGACCCTGAACTACGGCCTCGCGATCATCGACATCGCCGCCCTGTCGTTCCTCGGATTCGGCGCGAGCCCCGGCGACCCGTCGTGGGGAATGATGCTCTCGGAGGGGGTCGAACGGGGGCTGTTCTCGGGCGCGTGGTGGTGGTCGTTCTTCCCCGGACTGTTCCTCGCGCTCACCGTGCTGGGGTTCAACCTCCTCGGCGACGGGATGCGCGACGCGCTGGACCCGCGGATGCGAGACACCGTTGACTGA